In Penaeus chinensis breed Huanghai No. 1 chromosome 40, ASM1920278v2, whole genome shotgun sequence, one genomic interval encodes:
- the LOC125047194 gene encoding filaggrin-2-like isoform X1 encodes MNGHAHPTLNGHHANGHSGPANGHAPHMNGHAPHHEQANNHTNQNNQNNQNNRTGGLVDDNQTNDAHERRDDPRKDDKWGSLTRGLAAWKYHNLKEKISHKFSRGDKPDERAGAEGKHGSHAPAPAKNNAESGGAQQEQGALQPGPARDSGRLPTLNTSFRRAIHQSSQKTNLQETMETSLSAGPGGVPQQTNGLPPHYPRSPGQYRAPQPLAAPPLSPPTYRAAAPHPLPSPHMGRQHPHEMLGRGLASRRSGSYHHLAQLRQDGPNWRPHHYSVDNLADAQALPSDHTYSGPAVTGGRGQPAGGEGGGSGGSDSGRGTAGSGGEGRAAHALDTSLDSAASQRQNNQGHSSGNDSEWVDMTDAELQRIMKKGAESKSGGGGLVRRESLAATPPLPPLSPEGSPHASPQNSPSRHRKYNLSYSVGGLNKPDLLEAAGRDGGGRAGGEGRAGNSSQGSSQSTPRRGGPTQTQHSHAGNAASSGGGGSSNHRATGGPSGGWSRRKEEERQRSANHEPLTKNKNRINLEPLLTLGPSARDLDAGEITSTTDALDLDSMLDGGEATEATSDDDATSAYDPDVHLIRKQLEGLEGMYSEVLKLLGGGRRGGRHLGGGGGGGIGDLKNSRRRMHGSLSSLPSSIMSSRPGRDKRRVIDDRVRKGGRDNGKSIHKRFQRLESHVVTLARSVAHLSSEMRTQHLMFQEIESIRGEVAALRTGGVGGSGGSGGGGGAGGGGGGVSAGRGAAHVSWESFRAGIPGLSNPGRVKKLTQFFGDEPPLVRIFLRKLGYEKYAGLFEQEKIGMLELPYLTEERLQKIGIPMGPRLRILQEAQGPIRKEGNLSVYVV; translated from the exons ATGAACGGCCACGCCCACCCGACCCTCAATGGCCACCACGCCAACGGCCACTCCGGCCCGGCGAACGGCCACGCCCCCCACATGAACGGCCACGCCCCGCACCACGAGCAGGCCAACAACCACACCAACCAGAACAACCAGAATAACCAGAACAACCGGACCGGCGGCCTGGTGGACGACAACCAGACGAACGACGCGCACGAGCGGCGGGACGACCCCCGCAAGGACGACAAGTGGGGCTCGCTCACGCGCGGCCTCGCGGCCTGGAAGTACCACAACCTCAAGGAGAAGATCTCGCACAAGTTCTCCCGCGGCGACAAGCCCGACGAGCGCGCCGGCGCCGAGGGCAAGCACGGCTCGCACGCCCCGGCGCCCGCCAAGAACAACGCGGAGAGCGGCGGCGCTCAGCAGGAGCAGGGGGCGCTCCAGCCGGGGCCCGCGCGGGACAGCGGCCGCCTGCCCACGCTCAACACGAGCTTCCGGAGGGCCATCCACCAGAGCTCGCAGAAGACCAACCTGCAGGAGACGATGGAGACGAGCCTGAGCGCGGGGCCGGGGGGCGTGCCGCAGCAGACCAACGGCCTGCCCCCCCACTACCCCCGCAGCCCCGGCCAGTACCGCGCGCCGCAGCCGCTCGCCGCGCCGCCGCTGTCGCCCCCCACGTACCGCGCCGcggccccccaccccctgccctcgCCCCACATGGGCCGCCAGCACCCGCACGAGATGCTCGGCCGGGGCCTCGCCAGCAGGAGGTCGGGCTCGTACCACCACCTGGCGCAGCTCCGTCAGGACGGCCCCAACTGGCGGCCGCACCACTATTCGGTGGACAACCTTGCGGACGCGCAGGCGCTGCCCTCCGACCACACCTACTCCGGCCCCGCCGTCACCGGGGGGCGCGGCCAGCCGGCGGGGGGCGAGGGCGGCGGGTCTGGGGGCTCGGACTCGGGTCGCGGGACGGCCGGCAGCGGGGGCGAGGGGCgcgccgcccacgccctcgaCACCAGCCTGGACTCCGCCGCGTCGCAGAGGCAGAACAACCAGGGGCATTCCTCAG GCAACGACTCCGAGTGGGTGGACATGACGGACGCGGAGCTGCAGCGCATCATGAAGAAGGGCGCCGAGAGCAAGTCCGGCGGCGGAGGACTCGTGCGGCGCGAGTCCCTGGCCGCCACGCCGCCCCTGCCGCCGCTCTCGCCCGAGGGCTCCCCCCACGCGTCGCCGCAGAACTCCCCCAGCAGACACAGAAAGTACAACCTATCCTACAG CGTCGGCGGCCTGAACAAGCCCGACCTCCTGGAGGCGGCGGGGCGCGACGGAGGGGGCCGTGCAGGAGGCGAAGGGCGTGCCGGGAACAGCTCCCAGGGCAGCTCTCAGTCTACGCCCCGAAGAGGAGGCCCGACGCAGACGCAGCACTCGCACGCAGG GAACGCCGCGTCCTCGGGAGGAGGCGGAAGCAGCAATCACAGGGCCACAGGAGGTCCTTCAGGAGGCTGGTctcgaaggaaggaagaggaacggCAACGCAGCGCCAATCACGAGCCGCTCACCAAGAACAAGAATAGGATTAACTTAG AGCCTCTCCTGACCCTAGGCCCGAGCGCGAGGGACCTGGACGCCGGCGAGATCACCTCCACCACGGACGCCCTCGATCTCGACTCCATGCTCGACGGAGGCGAAGCCACGGAGGCCACCAGCGACGACGACGCCACCTCCGCCTACGACCCCGACGTCCACCTCATCAGGAAGCAGCTGGAGGGCCTCGAGGGCATGTACTCCGAG gttCTGAAGCTCTTAGGAGGAGGTCGGCGCGGGGGAAGACATctcggaggaggcggaggcggcggcatCGGGGACCTGAAGAACTCCCGCAGGCGCATGCACGGGTCCCTGTCCTCGCTGCCTTCGTCGATCATGTCCTCGCGCCCCGGCAGAGACAAGCGACGCGTTATAGACGACAGGGTGAGGAAAGGCGGGAGAGATAACGGAAAG TCTATTCACAAGAGATTCCAACGCCTGGAGAGTCACGTGGTCACCCTGGCCCGCAGTGTTGCCCACCTGAGCTCAGAAATGCGGACACAGCACCTCATGTTCCAG GAGATCGAGAGCATCCGCGGCGAAGTAGCAGCTCTCAGGACCGGCGGCGTAGGAGGCTCAGGCggcagcggaggaggaggaggcgcaggaggaggaggaggaggagtgagcgcGGGCCGAGGAGCTGCGCACGTGTCCTGGGAGTCCTTCCGAGCGGGGATTCCTGGCCTCTCGAACCCCGGCAGAGTCAAGAAGCTCACGCAGTTCTTCGGGGACGAGCCGCCCCTCGTCCGCATTTTCCTGAGGAAGCTGGGCTATGAG AAATACGCCGGCCTCTTTGAACAGGAGAAGATCGGGATGCTGGAGCTGCCTTATCTCACGGAGGAGAGGCTGCAGAAAATCGGCATCCCAATGGGCCCACGTCTCCGCATCCTCCAGGAAGCACAGGGACCCATACGGAAAGAAGGgaatttaagtgtgtatgtggtgtaG
- the LOC125047194 gene encoding filaggrin-2-like isoform X2 yields the protein MNGHAHPTLNGHHANGHSGPANGHAPHMNGHAPHHEQANNHTNQNNQNNQNNRTGGLVDDNQTNDAHERRDDPRKDDKWGSLTRGLAAWKYHNLKEKISHKFSRGDKPDERAGAEGKHGSHAPAPAKNNAESGGAQQEQGALQPGPARDSGRLPTLNTSFRRAIHQSSQKTNLQETMETSLSAGPGGVPQQTNGLPPHYPRSPGQYRAPQPLAAPPLSPPTYRAAAPHPLPSPHMGRQHPHEMLGRGLASRRSGSYHHLAQLRQDGPNWRPHHYSVDNLADAQALPSDHTYSGPAVTGGRGQPAGGEGGGSGGSDSGRGTAGSGGEGRAAHALDTSLDSAASQRQNNQGHSSGNDSEWVDMTDAELQRIMKKGAESKSGGGGLVRRESLAATPPLPPLSPEGSPHASPQNSPSRHRKYNLSYSVGGLNKPDLLEAAGRDGGGRAGGEGRAGNSSQGSSQSTPRRGGPTQTQHSHAGNAASSGGGGSSNHRATGGPSGGWSRRKEEERQRSANHEPLTKNKNRINLGPSARDLDAGEITSTTDALDLDSMLDGGEATEATSDDDATSAYDPDVHLIRKQLEGLEGMYSEVLKLLGGGRRGGRHLGGGGGGGIGDLKNSRRRMHGSLSSLPSSIMSSRPGRDKRRVIDDRVRKGGRDNGKSIHKRFQRLESHVVTLARSVAHLSSEMRTQHLMFQEIESIRGEVAALRTGGVGGSGGSGGGGGAGGGGGGVSAGRGAAHVSWESFRAGIPGLSNPGRVKKLTQFFGDEPPLVRIFLRKLGYEKYAGLFEQEKIGMLELPYLTEERLQKIGIPMGPRLRILQEAQGPIRKEGNLSVYVV from the exons ATGAACGGCCACGCCCACCCGACCCTCAATGGCCACCACGCCAACGGCCACTCCGGCCCGGCGAACGGCCACGCCCCCCACATGAACGGCCACGCCCCGCACCACGAGCAGGCCAACAACCACACCAACCAGAACAACCAGAATAACCAGAACAACCGGACCGGCGGCCTGGTGGACGACAACCAGACGAACGACGCGCACGAGCGGCGGGACGACCCCCGCAAGGACGACAAGTGGGGCTCGCTCACGCGCGGCCTCGCGGCCTGGAAGTACCACAACCTCAAGGAGAAGATCTCGCACAAGTTCTCCCGCGGCGACAAGCCCGACGAGCGCGCCGGCGCCGAGGGCAAGCACGGCTCGCACGCCCCGGCGCCCGCCAAGAACAACGCGGAGAGCGGCGGCGCTCAGCAGGAGCAGGGGGCGCTCCAGCCGGGGCCCGCGCGGGACAGCGGCCGCCTGCCCACGCTCAACACGAGCTTCCGGAGGGCCATCCACCAGAGCTCGCAGAAGACCAACCTGCAGGAGACGATGGAGACGAGCCTGAGCGCGGGGCCGGGGGGCGTGCCGCAGCAGACCAACGGCCTGCCCCCCCACTACCCCCGCAGCCCCGGCCAGTACCGCGCGCCGCAGCCGCTCGCCGCGCCGCCGCTGTCGCCCCCCACGTACCGCGCCGcggccccccaccccctgccctcgCCCCACATGGGCCGCCAGCACCCGCACGAGATGCTCGGCCGGGGCCTCGCCAGCAGGAGGTCGGGCTCGTACCACCACCTGGCGCAGCTCCGTCAGGACGGCCCCAACTGGCGGCCGCACCACTATTCGGTGGACAACCTTGCGGACGCGCAGGCGCTGCCCTCCGACCACACCTACTCCGGCCCCGCCGTCACCGGGGGGCGCGGCCAGCCGGCGGGGGGCGAGGGCGGCGGGTCTGGGGGCTCGGACTCGGGTCGCGGGACGGCCGGCAGCGGGGGCGAGGGGCgcgccgcccacgccctcgaCACCAGCCTGGACTCCGCCGCGTCGCAGAGGCAGAACAACCAGGGGCATTCCTCAG GCAACGACTCCGAGTGGGTGGACATGACGGACGCGGAGCTGCAGCGCATCATGAAGAAGGGCGCCGAGAGCAAGTCCGGCGGCGGAGGACTCGTGCGGCGCGAGTCCCTGGCCGCCACGCCGCCCCTGCCGCCGCTCTCGCCCGAGGGCTCCCCCCACGCGTCGCCGCAGAACTCCCCCAGCAGACACAGAAAGTACAACCTATCCTACAG CGTCGGCGGCCTGAACAAGCCCGACCTCCTGGAGGCGGCGGGGCGCGACGGAGGGGGCCGTGCAGGAGGCGAAGGGCGTGCCGGGAACAGCTCCCAGGGCAGCTCTCAGTCTACGCCCCGAAGAGGAGGCCCGACGCAGACGCAGCACTCGCACGCAGG GAACGCCGCGTCCTCGGGAGGAGGCGGAAGCAGCAATCACAGGGCCACAGGAGGTCCTTCAGGAGGCTGGTctcgaaggaaggaagaggaacggCAACGCAGCGCCAATCACGAGCCGCTCACCAAGAACAAGAATAGGATTAACTTAG GCCCGAGCGCGAGGGACCTGGACGCCGGCGAGATCACCTCCACCACGGACGCCCTCGATCTCGACTCCATGCTCGACGGAGGCGAAGCCACGGAGGCCACCAGCGACGACGACGCCACCTCCGCCTACGACCCCGACGTCCACCTCATCAGGAAGCAGCTGGAGGGCCTCGAGGGCATGTACTCCGAG gttCTGAAGCTCTTAGGAGGAGGTCGGCGCGGGGGAAGACATctcggaggaggcggaggcggcggcatCGGGGACCTGAAGAACTCCCGCAGGCGCATGCACGGGTCCCTGTCCTCGCTGCCTTCGTCGATCATGTCCTCGCGCCCCGGCAGAGACAAGCGACGCGTTATAGACGACAGGGTGAGGAAAGGCGGGAGAGATAACGGAAAG TCTATTCACAAGAGATTCCAACGCCTGGAGAGTCACGTGGTCACCCTGGCCCGCAGTGTTGCCCACCTGAGCTCAGAAATGCGGACACAGCACCTCATGTTCCAG GAGATCGAGAGCATCCGCGGCGAAGTAGCAGCTCTCAGGACCGGCGGCGTAGGAGGCTCAGGCggcagcggaggaggaggaggcgcaggaggaggaggaggaggagtgagcgcGGGCCGAGGAGCTGCGCACGTGTCCTGGGAGTCCTTCCGAGCGGGGATTCCTGGCCTCTCGAACCCCGGCAGAGTCAAGAAGCTCACGCAGTTCTTCGGGGACGAGCCGCCCCTCGTCCGCATTTTCCTGAGGAAGCTGGGCTATGAG AAATACGCCGGCCTCTTTGAACAGGAGAAGATCGGGATGCTGGAGCTGCCTTATCTCACGGAGGAGAGGCTGCAGAAAATCGGCATCCCAATGGGCCCACGTCTCCGCATCCTCCAGGAAGCACAGGGACCCATACGGAAAGAAGGgaatttaagtgtgtatgtggtgtaG